The Terriglobus roseus sequence CTGCAGCAGTTTGTTGTTGCTGGCGCGACCGTCAGTGACAATGCGGTTCGCGAGATGGTCCGTAAGCAGGGCGTGAAGGTGAAGTTCGACTACGCGCTGATCTCTGCTGCGGATATCGCGAAGACGGTCAACCCGATTGACAGCGATCTTGAATCCTTCTTCAAGAAGAACGCTCCTCGTTACGCCACGGCCGTGCCGGAAAAGCGCAAGATCACTTACGTCCCAGTCACCCTGGCGAACCTTCCCGGCGGCAAGCCGCAGGTAAGTGATGCAGACCTGCAGGCGTACTACAACGCTCACAAGGCGGACTATCACGTCGACCAGCAGGTAAAAGTTCGTCACATCCTGATCGCTTCCTCGAGCCCCGCGACCGACGCTGCCGCGAAGGCCAAGGCTCAGGACCTGCTGACCAAGATCCGCGCTGGTGGCGACTTTGCTGCACTCGCGAAGGCGAACTCAGACGATCCCGGCTCCAAGGGTTCTGGTGGTGAACTCGGTTACGTGAAGGCAAACGGCGCCATGGTGCCCGAGTTCCAGGCGGCTGCGATGAAGCTGAAGGCCGGCGAGACATCGGACCTCGTCAAGACCAGCTTCGGATATCACATCATCAACGCTGAAGCCCGCGACGAAGCGCATGACAAGTCGCTCGCAGAAGTGTCAGGCGAGATCCGTCCGCTGCTCGAGCAGCAGAACGGTGCCAAGGCTCTTGGCGCGCTTGCGCAGCAGGTTGCACAGGAAGCCGCGAAGAGCGGCATCGACAAGGCAGCGGCCGACCACAATCTGAAGGCGATTACGACTGACTATCTGACCAGCACGGACACCGTTGCGGCTCTCCCGGACAGCGCGCAGATGGTGCAGGCAGCCTTCACCGGCAAGAAAGGTGATGCTGCTCGTTTTGCACCCGCGGGTCAGGGAACGATGGTCGTCTATCAGACGGCTGATGTCCAGCCTGCGCATGCACCTACCTTCGCCGAGTGGAAGGACCACGTTCTGGAGGACTACCGCACTGAGCAGGTGCCTGCGATGTTGCAGGCCAAGCTGGTGAAGCTGTCCGACCGCGCGAAGCAGCTAGGCGATCTGCACAAGGCAGCCGCAGAGATGAACGTGCCGGTAAAGACCTCGGATCTAGTCGACCGCACTGGTAATGTGCCGGAGGTTGGCGCGATGAGCGGAGCTGCTTCCGCAGCATTCGATTTGCCGAAGGGTGGCATCAGCACCGCTCTGAACAATGGTCAGAACGGCGAAGTCTTGCAGATCGTCGACAAGCAGGAACCCTCTGCCGAAGAGATCGCGAAGAACTTCACCACGCAGCGCACGGCTCTGTTGGAACAGCAGCGCGGTCAGGTCTTCGGCGTCTACATGCAGACGCTGATTGATGAATATACGAAGAAGGGTGCAGTCCGCGTCATGGCAAAGCCCGCTCCGCAGACGCTGCCCATGGGCAGCTAACGCTGGCTTCTTCAGACTGCAGTAGAGAACTCTGGCCGGGCGCATTTTGCGTTCGGCCTTTCTCTTTTGAATACCGAGCAAAGACCGCCGCTCCATTGCATCGTGTTTGCGCATCACACATTCGACATGATCTCTGAGCGGCTCTCCGGCGTACTACTTCACGTGACCTCGCTGCCTTCGAATGGCGGCATTGGTGACTTTGGCCCTGCGGCCTATGCCTTTGTGGACTACCTTGCGCAGGCCGATCAGCGTCTTTGGCAGGTGTTGCCGCTGAACCCGGTGGGTTATGGCAACTCGCCTTACTCTGCACTGTCCGCGTTCGCGGGTAACCCGCTGCTTATCAGCCTGGAAGAGCTGCAGAAAGCAGGCTGGCTCTATGCGGGCGAGGCCGATGGGCTCGCCGGGCCCAATGGTCCCGTGGATTTCGGCCGCGCCATCACCGAGAAGATTCCGCTGATCCAGCGCGCCGCGCGCCGCTTCCTAAAAGGCAGTACCAGCCAGCAGTGCCAAGCCTTCGAAAAATTCCGTGAAGCCAGCAAATCGTGGCTGGTGGACTACGCACGCTTCATCATCCTGCGCAGGCAAAACAACTACGTTCATTGGAACGAGTGGCCGACCGAGCTCGCTGCGCACGATCCGGAAGCACTGGCGCAATTCGATGCAGAGCATAGTGAAGACCTCGAGATCGAGTACGCTACGCAGTTTTTCTTTACAGAACAGTGGACCGCACTCCGCGCTTTCTGCACCACGCGTGACATCCGGGTCATGGGCGACATGGCAATCTTTGTCTCGTACGATTCGGCAGACGTCTGGGCCAACAAGGAAATCTTCGATCTCGACGAGAACTACAAACCCATCGCGGTTTCGGGCGTGCCGCCGGATTATTTCTCGGCTACCGGACAGCGTTGGGGCAATCCGCTCTATCGCTGGCGCTACCTTGAGCAGCATGGGTTCGACTGGTGGGTCGATCGTGTGAAGCGGCAGCTCGAGCTCTACGACCTGTTGCGTCTCGATCATTTCCGCGGCTTTGAGGCCTACTGGCGGATTCCCGCGGAAGAGGAAACCGCGATGAACGGGGAGTGGGTTGAGGCTCCGGGCTTCGCGCTCTTCGACCGGCTCAAGTCGGTTCTCGGCGGCTCGCTACCCTTTATCGCGGAAGACCTTGGAGTCATCACGGATAAGGTCGACAAGCTCCGCTGCGACTTCAGCATGCCGGGCATGCGCGTATTGCAGTTCGGATTCTCCGGTCGTGGTGCGCACCTTCACTTGCCGCATAAATACGACCGGAATACCGTCTGCTACACCGGAACGCACGACAACGACACGACCCTGGGTTGGTGGCAAAACGCTGGCGAGGCTGATCGCAAGAATTTACTGACTTACCTTGGTCCGCTTGCTCATCCGAATGACGTGGTGTGGGCGATGATTCGGTGTGCGGAGCGCTCCGTCGCGTCGATCTGCATTATTCCTTTACAGGACCTGCTGCACCTGGGGCCGGAAGGTCGCATGAACACGCCCGGTGCGCCTGAGAATAACTGGACCTGGCGCTTCCATCCTGAAGCTCTGCATCCGGATATCAGCACGCAGCTGCGTCACATTACGGAAGAGTGCGATCGCGACGCCTACATCCCGGAGTCAGCCGCACAGGAGATCGCCGCGATGCCGTCGCCACCGGAGGCACTCGCGGACCAGACCGGCGAGCAGCAGGGAACGAGCGCGGAAACGATTACGTCGGCGGCTTGATGCAGTGGGTTGACGAAAGAAACCAGCCTGCAACACCGGGCATCTCATGCTTCACAGGAACAAGGAGAAAACACGATGGCAGTCGCAATCAAGAAGCCCGACACGAAGGACATGAGCACACCGCATTGGCACGAGAAGGCAAACGAGATCCAGAAATACGGCACGGTGACTCAGGATTTGCCGCTCGGCCTCAGCGCAGAGGTTCGCGCGAAGTCCTGCAAGGCCCTGAATCAGCTTCTGGCGGACTCCATCGCCCTGCGCGATATGTATAAGAAGCACCACTGGCAGGTTGCCGGTCCTACCTTCTACCAGCTTCACCTGCTGTTCGATAAGCACTTTGAGGAGCAGGTCGAAATCGTCGACACGATCGCAGAGCGTGTTCAACTCCTGGGCGGCGTCACCATCGCTATGGGCGGCGACGTTGCGGAAGTGACGCAGATTCCGCGTCCTCCCCGCGGCAAGGAAGAGGTTCCGGTACAGATCTCGCGCCTGCTGGAAGCGCACAAGATCATCATCAACGATTGCCACAAGATCGCGAAGGAAGCAGACGACAATGGTGACGACGGCACGAACGATCTCGCCGTGTCGGATGTTCTTCGGGCGAACGAACTGCAGGCCTGGTTCATCATGCAGCATCTGGTCGACATGCCGCTGGTTCACGCCAGCTAAGCAGGGATCAAGCAGAAAAGCAGGCCCGCCGTTCTCGGCGGGCCTTTGCTTTGTAAGGCGGGCGGACTCCAGGCCTGTCCAAAAATGCTCGCAAAATGAAGCGAAACCAGTTACTAATTCATCTACAGAGCAGAGTCCCTCGCTATGCCTATCGCCCTCGACTTTTTCGTGCATTATGCCTATGGCATCCTCTTTCTCTGGGTGCTTGTGGAGCAGCTTGGGGTGCCCGTTCCCTCGGTGCCGTTGCTGATTGCGGCGGGAACATTGACGGCGACACACCGAATCCACGCTATCCCTGCCATGTTTG is a genomic window containing:
- a CDS encoding peptidylprolyl isomerase, whose product is MIRALQKDNRVTKAIFAVIIGVATLSMVLYLVPGLYDGVVGASTPPGVYATVKTPGLVGRLFGETTDIKTTEVTQLAQSLAQRQNLPAQYLPFLMPRFEQQAQQVLIASAIEIREAARLGLSATDADVRQELQTGQLGQFFFPDGKFIGDDKYKAFVTTQLQFPSVAEFEGKVKEEITTRRLQQFVVAGATVSDNAVREMVRKQGVKVKFDYALISAADIAKTVNPIDSDLESFFKKNAPRYATAVPEKRKITYVPVTLANLPGGKPQVSDADLQAYYNAHKADYHVDQQVKVRHILIASSSPATDAAAKAKAQDLLTKIRAGGDFAALAKANSDDPGSKGSGGELGYVKANGAMVPEFQAAAMKLKAGETSDLVKTSFGYHIINAEARDEAHDKSLAEVSGEIRPLLEQQNGAKALGALAQQVAQEAAKSGIDKAAADHNLKAITTDYLTSTDTVAALPDSAQMVQAAFTGKKGDAARFAPAGQGTMVVYQTADVQPAHAPTFAEWKDHVLEDYRTEQVPAMLQAKLVKLSDRAKQLGDLHKAAAEMNVPVKTSDLVDRTGNVPEVGAMSGAASAAFDLPKGGISTALNNGQNGEVLQIVDKQEPSAEEIAKNFTTQRTALLEQQRGQVFGVYMQTLIDEYTKKGAVRVMAKPAPQTLPMGS
- the malQ gene encoding 4-alpha-glucanotransferase, translated to MNTEQRPPLHCIVFAHHTFDMISERLSGVLLHVTSLPSNGGIGDFGPAAYAFVDYLAQADQRLWQVLPLNPVGYGNSPYSALSAFAGNPLLISLEELQKAGWLYAGEADGLAGPNGPVDFGRAITEKIPLIQRAARRFLKGSTSQQCQAFEKFREASKSWLVDYARFIILRRQNNYVHWNEWPTELAAHDPEALAQFDAEHSEDLEIEYATQFFFTEQWTALRAFCTTRDIRVMGDMAIFVSYDSADVWANKEIFDLDENYKPIAVSGVPPDYFSATGQRWGNPLYRWRYLEQHGFDWWVDRVKRQLELYDLLRLDHFRGFEAYWRIPAEEETAMNGEWVEAPGFALFDRLKSVLGGSLPFIAEDLGVITDKVDKLRCDFSMPGMRVLQFGFSGRGAHLHLPHKYDRNTVCYTGTHDNDTTLGWWQNAGEADRKNLLTYLGPLAHPNDVVWAMIRCAERSVASICIIPLQDLLHLGPEGRMNTPGAPENNWTWRFHPEALHPDISTQLRHITEECDRDAYIPESAAQEIAAMPSPPEALADQTGEQQGTSAETITSAA
- a CDS encoding Dps family protein encodes the protein MAVAIKKPDTKDMSTPHWHEKANEIQKYGTVTQDLPLGLSAEVRAKSCKALNQLLADSIALRDMYKKHHWQVAGPTFYQLHLLFDKHFEEQVEIVDTIAERVQLLGGVTIAMGGDVAEVTQIPRPPRGKEEVPVQISRLLEAHKIIINDCHKIAKEADDNGDDGTNDLAVSDVLRANELQAWFIMQHLVDMPLVHAS